The Synergistaceae bacterium sequence TCCAGAACGAGCTTAAAGAATCATGGTCAGTTGATGAGAACGAATACGGAGACCTTCCCGAGTACGCAAAAGATTTGCCCGAAGACTGGCAGGAAGTCGCCCGCCACATGCCGCCGATTCCTTACGTGAGAGAGAGCAGGCGAATCGTCGGGGAATACACGCTGACTTCACGTGCAATCCGCAAAAACTCTCTGAGCTATCACGGCAACAAGGGCGCAGAGTTCGAGGACGCAATAGCAATCGGAGGCTACACTCTTGACCTTCACGGCTCGGACGACGACGACGACATAGAAAGCAGTCTCGGCGAGAAACAGGCTTCAATCTACTCGGACGAACCAGCCGGACCGTTCCAAGTGCCAATGAGGATACTTATTCCAGCGAGCACAGATAATTTCATCGCCGCAGAGAAGAACCTCTCGATGTCGCGCCTTGCTTCGGGAGGATTAAGATTACAGCCCATATGCATGATGACCGGGCAGGCCGCAGGAGCACTCGCCGCACTCTCGGTGAAGATGAACCTTCAACCCCGCGACGTGAAAGCGTTTTACGTTCAGCGCGTGCTTGCTGATGCGGGAGTAAGAATGTCGCTGTGCAGTTACTCGGATGTTCCAGAGAGACATGAATACTTCGGGAGCGTTCAGATTGCGACGATGTGGGGATTGTTAAAACCTAAAACGTACCCTGACCTGCCGAAGAGCACGATACACAATCCCGGCAAGGGCGGCCGACGGCAGGGAGTTTTCGGCGTGAACGACAGAATAACCGCTAAGGACTTGGCCGGACTGCTGGCACGTGCAGAAGAACTCTCGGGGAAGAAGATTGCTGTTCAGGGCGAAAGACTTACGCGCGGCCAAGCAGTTGATGCGGTTGTGCGTGCGATGTGCTCACTTTCCGACACAGAATCTGCTGAAGATAGCGTCGATAAGGTCATCTCCGGCCTCGAAGCCCAAGACGCGCATGATGGAATGCCTCGCTGAGTTCAGCAGTCCCGCAGTGATGTCCTCACTCTCACACTCGAGGGCATCACTTACTGCCCTGCGCGCACTGCGGATCTCCGCGAGCTGATTCACCGAGACGTTCAGTCCCTCAGAGACTGCCGCCTCGCCGCAAGCCGCATCGTACAGCCATGCTTTTAGTTCATCGAGGCCGGTGCGGTTCTTTGCCGACACAGAAACTTTCGGGAGAGCAATGCTTTCTGCGTCAATCATACAATGTAAATCGGCTTTGTTCAGAACAGCAAGAGCCTTCCTGCCTTCAAGTTCACGCAGATAGTTTCTGTCTTCGTCCGAAAGTTCACGCGACGAATCAACGACGTACAGGCAAATATCACCCTCATTCATTGCTTCGAGCGCAAGCCTCACCCCCTCAGCCTCAATGACGCTGTCCGTCTCCCTGAGGCCTGCTGTGTCGACAAGCCGGACGGGAACTCCGTTGATGATTATTCCCTCCTCGATGATGTCGCGGGTTGTGCCGGGAATGTCCGTAACTATTGCACGGTTGCGCCCGAGCAGAGCATTCAGCAGCGATGATTTGCCGGCGTTGGGCTTGCCTGCGATGACGACGCGCACGCCTTCACGGAGAATCGTCCCAGCCTCGCACTTTGCCTCAACCTCAAGGAAAGCATCCAGAATGCAGCGAAGCTCTGCCTCAACGTCCACACCTACACTCTCTCCTTCGGGAAAATCCAGCTGAACCTCAAGGCTTGCCTGAAGGTCTCTGATGTTCTCGCGGATGTACAGCAGAGACAGCGACAAATCACCCGTCATCGTTCGTGCGGCGGCTTTCAGTGCCTCGTCGCTTCTGGCACGAATCACGCTCAGCACTCCTTCTGTCTGCGTAAGGTCTATGCGGCCGTTGATGAATGCTCTTCGCGTGAACTCTCCGGGCTCGGCAAGTCGCGCACCGTTCGCTATGGCGAGTTCGAGGCACTTGCGGGCAATGAAGCTCCCTCCGTGCGTGTGAATCTCTACGACATCTTCCCACGTGTAGCTGTGAGGAGCTTTGAACACTACCGCCATCACACGGTCAAGAAAGCTCCCGTCAGAATCAAGAAGCCACGTGAGGAACATTCTTCCTGCTTCGGGAAACTCTCTGCGCCTCAAAAGTTTGTGGGCAACAAAAACGGCATCAGAGCCGGAGATGCGCACAACTGCGATTCCTCCCTGCCCCAATGCCGTCGATATTGCCGCTATCGTGTCAGTGCTAGCCAACTTGCGCGCGAAGCCAGTCCTCAGCCGCTGATCTGCTGGAGACCTTGCCTGTACCTACTGCCATGTCGAGCCCCTCGAGAAGCTCGCCGATCTTCCTGCCGGGCTTCATGCTGAGCAGGCTCATGACTTCACGGCCGGTCATGTAGCGCGAAGCTCCTTCCGTCTGAAGCCTGACATTCTGGAACCTCCTAAGCACCTGCGAGAGATTCCACCTGTTGGACTCCAGAACGTCCATCACATCGTCCATAAAGCCTTCAGACTGCGCAACGCACCGTGCAAACTCCAGAGCAATTTCCACTGCGTCAGCCGAGTACTCCAGCACGTCCTTGCAGAAATATTCCTCAGTAACCGGCTTGTAGAACGTCTTGTAGCCGTTGATTATCGCGATGACCTCATCAATTGTCTCTGAAGGAACGTTCCAGCGCGTAAGGTACTCGTTTACTTTGTGGTCTGCTGCCTTCGTCCTGTCGCTGCCGTCGGTCGTGCGTGCGTCGATGAGGCTGAACAGTCCCGCGAGAACGAATGCGTCGCTCTGCATGACCTTGCT is a genomic window containing:
- the mnmE gene encoding tRNA uridine-5-carboxymethylaminomethyl(34) synthesis GTPase MnmE → MASTDTIAAISTALGQGGIAVVRISGSDAVFVAHKLLRRREFPEAGRMFLTWLLDSDGSFLDRVMAVVFKAPHSYTWEDVVEIHTHGGSFIARKCLELAIANGARLAEPGEFTRRAFINGRIDLTQTEGVLSVIRARSDEALKAAARTMTGDLSLSLLYIRENIRDLQASLEVQLDFPEGESVGVDVEAELRCILDAFLEVEAKCEAGTILREGVRVVIAGKPNAGKSSLLNALLGRNRAIVTDIPGTTRDIIEEGIIINGVPVRLVDTAGLRETDSVIEAEGVRLALEAMNEGDICLYVVDSSRELSDEDRNYLRELEGRKALAVLNKADLHCMIDAESIALPKVSVSAKNRTGLDELKAWLYDAACGEAAVSEGLNVSVNQLAEIRSARRAVSDALECESEDITAGLLNSARHSIMRVLGFEAGDDLIDAIFSRFCVGK